In Sphaeramia orbicularis chromosome 10, fSphaOr1.1, whole genome shotgun sequence, the following proteins share a genomic window:
- the LOC115426817 gene encoding kinectin-like, with translation MDFTECQMISTEMLEKIAELDHSRNQLRELNSEMRRWLDVADEDMAVLRSENSALKKQVKDLEKMVHNAQQDEAESCRALLADDLDIKRRNEEKIQTLEQESAILKEENKKLTAENFELQQQQDKMSLNTLKTSLQTLEKLLELKHAEETVEEYSTIIKDLKLTNQKLREQVEAGQLELSLAAVNDPIGAKEGSVSPLSFADEIKQLASFTDVITLTADLREPQHEEAEAEELPKPPCFTVDPQTKRCAGVLDTVFHKLTQFLLCLFILTLLAFVASGCFTGNSFTDTLWNNAQLMLKPYVRVHYGCLPPV, from the exons ATGGATTTCACAGAATGTCAGAT GATATCAACAGAGATGCTTGAGAAAATAGCTGAGCTTGATCACAGCAGGAACCAGCTGAGGGAGCTGAACTCTGAGATGAGGCGCTGGCTGGATGTGGCTGATGAAGACATGGCAGTGCTGCGCTCCGAGAACAGCGCACTCAAAAAACAAGTCAAAGA CTTGGAGAAGATGGTGCACAATGCTCAGCAGGATGAAGCAGAGTCATGTAGGGCTCTTCTGGCTGACGACCTAGATATAAAGAGACGTAATGAAGAAAAGATTCAGACGCTG GAGCAGGAATCCGCCATCctgaaagaagaaaataaaaagctTACTGCTGAG AACTTtgagctgcagcagcagcaggacaAGATGAGCCTGAACACATTGAAGACTTCACTCCAAACCCTTGAg AAGCTCTTGGAGTTAAAGCATGCAGAGGAAACAGTGGAGGAATATTCCACCATCATAAAG GATCTCAAGCTGACGAATCAGAAGTTGAGGGAGCAGGTGGAGGCTGGACAACTAGAACTGTCACT CGCTGCTGTGAACGACCCGATAGGAGCAAAGGAAGGATCTGTGAGTCCTCTGTCCTTCGCAGACGAAATTAAGCAGCTGGCCTCGTTCACTGATGTGATAACCTTGACAGCAGACCTCAGAGAACCACAGCAC GAGGAAGCTGAGGCTGAGGAGCTGCCAAAGCCTCCATGTTTCACAGTGGACCCTCAGACCAAAAG GTGTGCTGGTGTCTTGGACACAGTCTTCCACAAACTGACACAGTTCCTGCTGTGCCTCTTCATTCTCACTCTTTTGGCCTTTGTAGCTTCAGGATGCTTCACCGGAAACTCCTTCACTGACACCCTCTGGAACAATGCACAACTGATGTTGAAACCCTACGTCAGAGTGCATTATGGGTGTTTGCCTCCTGTCTGA
- the zdhhc24 gene encoding putative palmitoyltransferase ZDHHC24, with translation MTSFASKVFCRVEKVCVHLPVFLNTFLVFSITGEVSYLVVVEAPLEADQKKTVWSSWWKVVHLLAQYFMLGNICWNALLFLRTNPSIKGVFLGGEGMGQGWRYCYTCETHTPPRCSHCYDCKVCILRRDHHCVFFGQCVGFRNYRYFLCCLLFMWSGLLYATVMNAEVFIVILKEGVTVHSVLLLLVPWIMLVSGQVSARAFAFAFIADTCVVGFLLVSAFFFFHLFLLFRGQTTREWYSSRRPYSLGLLGNLRHTLGLCWYLCWLSPLIPSPLPGDGIHFEVTGSLEPAR, from the exons ATGACGAGTTTTGCCAGTAAAGTGTTTTGCAGAGTCGAGAAGGTGTGTGTCCACCTCCCCGTGTTCCTCAACACTTTCCTTGTGTTCTCCATTACCGGGGAGGTGAGCTACCTGGTCGTGGTTGAGGCTCCGCTGGAGGCGGACCAGAAGAAGACGGTCTGGTCCTCCTGGTGGAAGGTGGTCCACCTGCTGGCCCAGTACTTTATGCTGGGAAACATCTGCTGGAACGCACTGCTTTTCCTCAGAACCAACCCCAGTATCAAGGGGGTTTTCCTGGGAGGAGAAGGCATGGGCCAGGGGTGGAG GTACTGTTATACATGTgagacacacacacctccacgCTGTTCCCACTGCTACGACTGCAAAGTGTGTATACTGCGTCGAGACCACCACTGTGTCTTTTTTGGCCAATGTGTGGGTTTCCGTAACTACCGCTACTTCCTGTGCTGCTTGCTGTTCATGTGGTCGGGGCTCCTGTATGCCACGGTGATGAACGCAGAGGTCTTCATCGTCATACTGAAGGAGGGTGTGACTGTGCACAGTGTTTTGCTACTGCTGGTACCCTGGATCATGTTAGTGTCTG GCCAGGTCTCTGCACGAGCTTTCGCCTTTGCCTTCATCGCGGACACATGCGTGGTGGGATTCCTGTTGGTGTccgccttcttcttcttccatctCTTCTTGCTGTTCAGAGGCCAAACTACAAGGGAGTGGTACTCATCCCGCCGTCCCTACAGCCTGGGGCTCCTGGGAAACCTGCGTCACACCCTGGGCCTCTGCTGGTACCTCTGCTGGCTCAGCCCACTCATCCCCTCACCGCTGCCTGGAGATGGTATCCACTTTGAGGTCACAGGGTCACTGGAACCTGCACGATAA
- the LOC115426697 gene encoding sarcoplasmic reticulum histidine-rich calcium-binding protein isoform X1, whose product MAVAKDHLLSLGHFTATDRNTFTIQKDHALKKSREMRLQQRWYELRERELTAKQHNKELLQQFDEAQNTLREMLVQTAAMKMIRMEYERYLQENYPHWQQPLKEKTQAAQTKRIEECLKTRLKNSDEQVIKSHTDQPLYSQDLGKMPTKVSAPQEFDYSQDSSSYRRLMQSSWLTQSPSQTALSPKRVPIQPQDLPHVPPPFLQPPVFPHLQPFQLQHLSPTPHHHPLPQQGPPSGWTSHHPDYPWSRAAAGGLSGSEALLGQFFMDEPPLESRVSVTAGEEANTSRAVNSKRERGGGNRSGHLSEELDVKPVRLSNGQAESDESSRESSRGSREKRKRRRRSEMNPDRESHSSHESSQASSAAVIASAAVSKGSESDVSENSSSSRRMRRREGLAVESPKMLKTEQSKEENSGSNNTESESSAEGSGSQTEGSMSEKAETQSPVEKSESSTEESGSQREEQPGKMSMKAKNEATDEKGKQESSSSEQSSEEDKDEEEEDHENNLGNEDAAEEKENSPQDEEQDEDDDGKVSAKNPITDVEEVTGAEDEEESEDQEDDEDEDSGGVDGRKESSSSQDEDEGSGEKMEGEGSDEEEQRSNKGGVEEEERDSDDIIISPQENRYRKIHVIPEETAEDDERKEENIIPSSNDEDDGDEGSDEHSEDDDIELLLAPPDETQKKEEMELKPDEIHKAVGEMVQRFRVEQKEESIKSDSDEFDHFYD is encoded by the exons ATGGCTGTTGCGAAGGATCATTTACTGTCCCTTGGGCATTTTACTGCAACAGACAGGAATACTTTCACCATACAAAAAGATCATGCTTTAAAAAAGAG CAGGGAGATGCGTCTGCAGCAACGTTGGTATGAGCTGAGAGAGAGGGAGCTTACAGCTAAACAGCACAACAAAGAACTGCTGCAGCAGTTTGATGAAGCCCAGAACACACTGAGAGAGATGCTGGTCCAGACCGCTGCCATGAAAATGATACGG ATGGAATATGAAAGGTACTTGCAGGAAAACTACCCCCACTGGCAGCAGCCACTCAAAGAGAAAACCCAGGCAGCTCAGACGAAG AGGATCGAAGAATGTTTGAAGACACGTCTGAAGAATTCAGATGAACAAGTGATTAAATCTCACACAGACCAGCCTTTATACTCacagg ACCTGGGCAAAATGCCAACGAAAGTCTCTGCTCCTCAAGAGTTCGACTACAGCCAGGACAGCTCCTCTTATCGCAGGCTCATGCAGTCCTCTTGGCTGACCCAGAGTCCATCACAGACTGCTCTGTCTCCTAAAAGAGTCCCAATTCAACCCCAGGATTTACCTCATGTCCCTCCGCCTTTCCTACAACCCCCAGTATTTCCACATCTTCAGCCATTCCAGCTGCAGCACCTCTCTCCtactcctcatcatcatcctttaCCCCAGCAGGGACCACCATCAGGCTGGACCTCCCACCACCCTGACTACCCATGGTCCCGTGCTGCTGCTGGTGGCCTGTCAGGCTCCGAGGCTCTGTTAGGTCAGTTCTTTATGGATGAACCTCCTCTTGAATCCAGGGTTTCGGTGACGGCTGGAGAAGAGGCTAACACCAGCAGAGCAGTAAACTcaaaaagagaaagaggaggaggcaaCAGGAGCGGTCATCTGTCCGAGGAACTGGACGTTAAACCAG TTCGTCTGTCCAACGGTCAGGCAGAGAGCGATGAGAGCAGCAGAGAATCCAGCCGAGGcagcagagaaaagaggaagaggaggaggagatcaGAGATGAACCCAGACAGAGAAAGTCACAGCTCTCACGA GTCATCTCAGGCTTCAAGTGCTGCTGTTATTGCTTCAGCCGCTGTGTCCAAAGGCTCAGAAAGTGACGTCTCggagaacagcagcagcagcaggagaatgaggaggagggaggggctgGCTGTTGAATCACCAAAGATGCTGAAGACAGAACAAAGCAAAGAGGAAAACTCAGGGAGTAACAATACTGAGAGTGAGTCTAGTGCTGAGGGGTCAGGGAGTCAAACTGAAGGATCTATGAGTGAAAAAGCAGAGACTCAAAGTCCAGTCGAAAAATCAGAGAGTTCTACAGAGGAGTCAGGGTCTCAAAGGGAGGAGCAGCCAGGAAAAATGAGTATGAAAGCTAAAAATGAAGCAACAGATGAAAAAGGAAAACAGGAAAGTAGCAGCTCTGAACAAAGCAGTGAGGAAGACAaggatgaggaagaagaagaccaTGAGAACAATCTAGGAAATGAAGATGCtgctgaagaaaaagaaaacagcccccaAGATGAAGAacaagatgaggatgatgatggtaaGGTATCTGCAAAAAACCCCATAACGGATGTAGAAGAGGTGACAGGagcagaggatgaggaggagtcAGAAGATcaggaagatgatgaagatgaagattcAGGCGGTGTGGATGGAAGAAAGGAGTCTTCCTCCTCTCAGGATGAAGATGAAGGAAGTGGGGAGAAGATGGAAGGGGAGGGGTCTGATGAAGAGGAGCAAAGGAGCAACAAAGgaggagtagaagaagaagaaagagactCTGACGACATCATCATTTCACCACAGGAGAACAG GTACAGAAAGATACACGTTATACCAGAGGAAACAGCTGAGGAtgatgaaaggaaggaagaaaataTAATTCCATCCTCAAATGATGAGGACGATGGTGATGAAGGCTCAGAtgaacacagtgaggatgatgatATTGAGCTTCTCCTAGCCCCTCCAGACGAAACACAGAAAAAGGA AGAGATGGAGCTGAAACCTGATGAAATACACAAAG CAGTTGGTGAGATGGTGCAGCGTTTCCGTGTGGAGCAAAAAGAAGAATCGATCAAGAGCGACTCTGATGAGTTTGATCATTTTTATGACTAA
- the LOC115426697 gene encoding sarcoplasmic reticulum histidine-rich calcium-binding protein isoform X2: protein MAVAKDHLLSLGHFTATDRNTFTIQKDHALKKSREMRLQQRWYELRERELTAKQHNKELLQQFDEAQNTLREMLVQTAAMKMIRMEYERYLQENYPHWQQPLKEKTQAAQTKIEECLKTRLKNSDEQVIKSHTDQPLYSQDLGKMPTKVSAPQEFDYSQDSSSYRRLMQSSWLTQSPSQTALSPKRVPIQPQDLPHVPPPFLQPPVFPHLQPFQLQHLSPTPHHHPLPQQGPPSGWTSHHPDYPWSRAAAGGLSGSEALLGQFFMDEPPLESRVSVTAGEEANTSRAVNSKRERGGGNRSGHLSEELDVKPVRLSNGQAESDESSRESSRGSREKRKRRRRSEMNPDRESHSSHESSQASSAAVIASAAVSKGSESDVSENSSSSRRMRRREGLAVESPKMLKTEQSKEENSGSNNTESESSAEGSGSQTEGSMSEKAETQSPVEKSESSTEESGSQREEQPGKMSMKAKNEATDEKGKQESSSSEQSSEEDKDEEEEDHENNLGNEDAAEEKENSPQDEEQDEDDDGKVSAKNPITDVEEVTGAEDEEESEDQEDDEDEDSGGVDGRKESSSSQDEDEGSGEKMEGEGSDEEEQRSNKGGVEEEERDSDDIIISPQENRYRKIHVIPEETAEDDERKEENIIPSSNDEDDGDEGSDEHSEDDDIELLLAPPDETQKKEEMELKPDEIHKAVGEMVQRFRVEQKEESIKSDSDEFDHFYD, encoded by the exons ATGGCTGTTGCGAAGGATCATTTACTGTCCCTTGGGCATTTTACTGCAACAGACAGGAATACTTTCACCATACAAAAAGATCATGCTTTAAAAAAGAG CAGGGAGATGCGTCTGCAGCAACGTTGGTATGAGCTGAGAGAGAGGGAGCTTACAGCTAAACAGCACAACAAAGAACTGCTGCAGCAGTTTGATGAAGCCCAGAACACACTGAGAGAGATGCTGGTCCAGACCGCTGCCATGAAAATGATACGG ATGGAATATGAAAGGTACTTGCAGGAAAACTACCCCCACTGGCAGCAGCCACTCAAAGAGAAAACCCAGGCAGCTCAGACGAAG ATCGAAGAATGTTTGAAGACACGTCTGAAGAATTCAGATGAACAAGTGATTAAATCTCACACAGACCAGCCTTTATACTCacagg ACCTGGGCAAAATGCCAACGAAAGTCTCTGCTCCTCAAGAGTTCGACTACAGCCAGGACAGCTCCTCTTATCGCAGGCTCATGCAGTCCTCTTGGCTGACCCAGAGTCCATCACAGACTGCTCTGTCTCCTAAAAGAGTCCCAATTCAACCCCAGGATTTACCTCATGTCCCTCCGCCTTTCCTACAACCCCCAGTATTTCCACATCTTCAGCCATTCCAGCTGCAGCACCTCTCTCCtactcctcatcatcatcctttaCCCCAGCAGGGACCACCATCAGGCTGGACCTCCCACCACCCTGACTACCCATGGTCCCGTGCTGCTGCTGGTGGCCTGTCAGGCTCCGAGGCTCTGTTAGGTCAGTTCTTTATGGATGAACCTCCTCTTGAATCCAGGGTTTCGGTGACGGCTGGAGAAGAGGCTAACACCAGCAGAGCAGTAAACTcaaaaagagaaagaggaggaggcaaCAGGAGCGGTCATCTGTCCGAGGAACTGGACGTTAAACCAG TTCGTCTGTCCAACGGTCAGGCAGAGAGCGATGAGAGCAGCAGAGAATCCAGCCGAGGcagcagagaaaagaggaagaggaggaggagatcaGAGATGAACCCAGACAGAGAAAGTCACAGCTCTCACGA GTCATCTCAGGCTTCAAGTGCTGCTGTTATTGCTTCAGCCGCTGTGTCCAAAGGCTCAGAAAGTGACGTCTCggagaacagcagcagcagcaggagaatgaggaggagggaggggctgGCTGTTGAATCACCAAAGATGCTGAAGACAGAACAAAGCAAAGAGGAAAACTCAGGGAGTAACAATACTGAGAGTGAGTCTAGTGCTGAGGGGTCAGGGAGTCAAACTGAAGGATCTATGAGTGAAAAAGCAGAGACTCAAAGTCCAGTCGAAAAATCAGAGAGTTCTACAGAGGAGTCAGGGTCTCAAAGGGAGGAGCAGCCAGGAAAAATGAGTATGAAAGCTAAAAATGAAGCAACAGATGAAAAAGGAAAACAGGAAAGTAGCAGCTCTGAACAAAGCAGTGAGGAAGACAaggatgaggaagaagaagaccaTGAGAACAATCTAGGAAATGAAGATGCtgctgaagaaaaagaaaacagcccccaAGATGAAGAacaagatgaggatgatgatggtaaGGTATCTGCAAAAAACCCCATAACGGATGTAGAAGAGGTGACAGGagcagaggatgaggaggagtcAGAAGATcaggaagatgatgaagatgaagattcAGGCGGTGTGGATGGAAGAAAGGAGTCTTCCTCCTCTCAGGATGAAGATGAAGGAAGTGGGGAGAAGATGGAAGGGGAGGGGTCTGATGAAGAGGAGCAAAGGAGCAACAAAGgaggagtagaagaagaagaaagagactCTGACGACATCATCATTTCACCACAGGAGAACAG GTACAGAAAGATACACGTTATACCAGAGGAAACAGCTGAGGAtgatgaaaggaaggaagaaaataTAATTCCATCCTCAAATGATGAGGACGATGGTGATGAAGGCTCAGAtgaacacagtgaggatgatgatATTGAGCTTCTCCTAGCCCCTCCAGACGAAACACAGAAAAAGGA AGAGATGGAGCTGAAACCTGATGAAATACACAAAG CAGTTGGTGAGATGGTGCAGCGTTTCCGTGTGGAGCAAAAAGAAGAATCGATCAAGAGCGACTCTGATGAGTTTGATCATTTTTATGACTAA
- the LOC115426697 gene encoding sarcoplasmic reticulum histidine-rich calcium-binding protein isoform X3 has protein sequence MKGTCRKTTPTGSSHSKRKPRQLRRRIEECLKTRLKNSDEQVIKSHTDQPLYSQDLGKMPTKVSAPQEFDYSQDSSSYRRLMQSSWLTQSPSQTALSPKRVPIQPQDLPHVPPPFLQPPVFPHLQPFQLQHLSPTPHHHPLPQQGPPSGWTSHHPDYPWSRAAAGGLSGSEALLGQFFMDEPPLESRVSVTAGEEANTSRAVNSKRERGGGNRSGHLSEELDVKPVRLSNGQAESDESSRESSRGSREKRKRRRRSEMNPDRESHSSHESSQASSAAVIASAAVSKGSESDVSENSSSSRRMRRREGLAVESPKMLKTEQSKEENSGSNNTESESSAEGSGSQTEGSMSEKAETQSPVEKSESSTEESGSQREEQPGKMSMKAKNEATDEKGKQESSSSEQSSEEDKDEEEEDHENNLGNEDAAEEKENSPQDEEQDEDDDGKVSAKNPITDVEEVTGAEDEEESEDQEDDEDEDSGGVDGRKESSSSQDEDEGSGEKMEGEGSDEEEQRSNKGGVEEEERDSDDIIISPQENRYRKIHVIPEETAEDDERKEENIIPSSNDEDDGDEGSDEHSEDDDIELLLAPPDETQKKEEMELKPDEIHKAVGEMVQRFRVEQKEESIKSDSDEFDHFYD, from the exons ATGAAAGGTACTTGCAGGAAAACTACCCCCACTGGCAGCAGCCACTCAAAGAGAAAACCCAGGCAGCTCAGACGAAG GATCGAAGAATGTTTGAAGACACGTCTGAAGAATTCAGATGAACAAGTGATTAAATCTCACACAGACCAGCCTTTATACTCacagg ACCTGGGCAAAATGCCAACGAAAGTCTCTGCTCCTCAAGAGTTCGACTACAGCCAGGACAGCTCCTCTTATCGCAGGCTCATGCAGTCCTCTTGGCTGACCCAGAGTCCATCACAGACTGCTCTGTCTCCTAAAAGAGTCCCAATTCAACCCCAGGATTTACCTCATGTCCCTCCGCCTTTCCTACAACCCCCAGTATTTCCACATCTTCAGCCATTCCAGCTGCAGCACCTCTCTCCtactcctcatcatcatcctttaCCCCAGCAGGGACCACCATCAGGCTGGACCTCCCACCACCCTGACTACCCATGGTCCCGTGCTGCTGCTGGTGGCCTGTCAGGCTCCGAGGCTCTGTTAGGTCAGTTCTTTATGGATGAACCTCCTCTTGAATCCAGGGTTTCGGTGACGGCTGGAGAAGAGGCTAACACCAGCAGAGCAGTAAACTcaaaaagagaaagaggaggaggcaaCAGGAGCGGTCATCTGTCCGAGGAACTGGACGTTAAACCAG TTCGTCTGTCCAACGGTCAGGCAGAGAGCGATGAGAGCAGCAGAGAATCCAGCCGAGGcagcagagaaaagaggaagaggaggaggagatcaGAGATGAACCCAGACAGAGAAAGTCACAGCTCTCACGA GTCATCTCAGGCTTCAAGTGCTGCTGTTATTGCTTCAGCCGCTGTGTCCAAAGGCTCAGAAAGTGACGTCTCggagaacagcagcagcagcaggagaatgaggaggagggaggggctgGCTGTTGAATCACCAAAGATGCTGAAGACAGAACAAAGCAAAGAGGAAAACTCAGGGAGTAACAATACTGAGAGTGAGTCTAGTGCTGAGGGGTCAGGGAGTCAAACTGAAGGATCTATGAGTGAAAAAGCAGAGACTCAAAGTCCAGTCGAAAAATCAGAGAGTTCTACAGAGGAGTCAGGGTCTCAAAGGGAGGAGCAGCCAGGAAAAATGAGTATGAAAGCTAAAAATGAAGCAACAGATGAAAAAGGAAAACAGGAAAGTAGCAGCTCTGAACAAAGCAGTGAGGAAGACAaggatgaggaagaagaagaccaTGAGAACAATCTAGGAAATGAAGATGCtgctgaagaaaaagaaaacagcccccaAGATGAAGAacaagatgaggatgatgatggtaaGGTATCTGCAAAAAACCCCATAACGGATGTAGAAGAGGTGACAGGagcagaggatgaggaggagtcAGAAGATcaggaagatgatgaagatgaagattcAGGCGGTGTGGATGGAAGAAAGGAGTCTTCCTCCTCTCAGGATGAAGATGAAGGAAGTGGGGAGAAGATGGAAGGGGAGGGGTCTGATGAAGAGGAGCAAAGGAGCAACAAAGgaggagtagaagaagaagaaagagactCTGACGACATCATCATTTCACCACAGGAGAACAG GTACAGAAAGATACACGTTATACCAGAGGAAACAGCTGAGGAtgatgaaaggaaggaagaaaataTAATTCCATCCTCAAATGATGAGGACGATGGTGATGAAGGCTCAGAtgaacacagtgaggatgatgatATTGAGCTTCTCCTAGCCCCTCCAGACGAAACACAGAAAAAGGA AGAGATGGAGCTGAAACCTGATGAAATACACAAAG CAGTTGGTGAGATGGTGCAGCGTTTCCGTGTGGAGCAAAAAGAAGAATCGATCAAGAGCGACTCTGATGAGTTTGATCATTTTTATGACTAA